In Prochlorococcus marinus XMU1406, the genomic stretch CCTTTATTTGAGCAAATAGCAGTTATTAAAATAATCCTATTTGAATCAACACCTAATTCCTTTAATTTAATTAAAGTTTCTAGTGTTTCTGATCTTGTCGTTATCTGTTCCGAATAAAATATAATTCCTTCATTTAATTCAATAGTTTTAGGAAGTTCTCCTAATGAGAGGGTTGAATTAGGAATTACTTCTTTAGATCCAAACCAAAGAGATAACCCTTCGGGTAACATCGCGAGAACTTTTATTGGATAATCATTATTAATAAAGAATCCATCTGCGTCCCCATTATCAGTATTTACTATTTCTTTTTTATATGGCAACCAGTTCCTTAATGCTTCATATGTAAGCCATTTCCCTAATTGTTCGTATCCTGTTGAGTACAAAATATTTGGAGTATTTTTTTCTCGCAATATTGAAAGCCAATGTTTTATTAATGGATGAGGAGGAACAATAACCTTTAGTGACATTGCCATATATTTTCCTTTAAAATAACCTTACAAACTTTAAATACCTAAGTTCTAAAATACAGTCTTATTATGATTAAATCAATTGTTTTCCCTTCACTAAAAAATGCATTAATTGCAATATTGCTTGTTGGAATTATATTTTTTAATTCTGTTAATTCTGCTTGGGCGAAACGACCTCCAGAGATTAGAAATCAGCAAGACCTTAATCTAGAACCAGATATGCATGGTCAAGATTTAAGTGGTAACGAATATGTTAAGTTTGACCTGAATGGGTTTAATTTCAGTGAAAGTAATTTAGAGGGTGCTGTATTTAATAATAGTAAATTGCAAAATGCAACTTTCACTGGTGCTAATTTAAGAGACGCTCTTGCCTATGCCACTGATTTTACAGATGCAGATCTTTCGGATGTTAATTTTACAAATGCTTTATTAATGGAGAGTAATTTTGAAGGAGCAAAAATAGATGGTGCTGATTTTACTGATGCTGTTCTTAGTCGTACACAACAAAAACAATTATGTGCGATTGCTAATGGCACAAATAGTTCTACAGGAGAGAGTACAGAATATAGTCTAGGTTGTTAATAATTAAGGATGAAAAAAAAAATACCCGTAATAGTAGTTTCAGGTTTTCTTGGCTCAGGTAAAACAACTTTTCTTAGATATTTATTAAAGGAGAGTAATAAAAAATTTGGTTTAATAATCAATGAATTTGGTGATGTTGGAATTGACGGTGATTTGATTAAAAGTTGCGATAGATGTGATGATACTGAAGACGACTGCGTAATCGAATTAAATAATGGATGTTTATGTTGTACTGTTCAAGATGATTTTGTTCCATCAATAAAAGCTCTCCTCGAATTTAATCCTCTTATCGAATCAATAATTATCGAAACAAGTGGCTTGGCACTACCAATTCCCTTAATTCAAGCACTTAACTGGCCTGAAATCAGGTCTTCTATCTACCTAGATGTTGTTGTTGGTATCGTTAATGGAGAATCAATGCTTATTGGTTCTCCAATTAATGATCTAGATAAAATAAAAAAACAACATAATAATATAGATAAAATTGATCACAACGCTTCTATTGAAGAACTTTTTGAGGAGCAACTTGAAGTCTCTGATATCGTTTTAGTTTCTAGATCAGACATCTTAAATGATGATCAATTTGAATTTGTAAAAAACAAAATCAAGGGAGGTCTAAACTCATCTGTGCCAGTCCTCAAATCCAAAAATGGCAAAATTGATTTAAATTACCTATTTGATTTTCAATTTAAAAAAGAGACTTATAAAGAATTTTTAACTGAAGAACATGATCATAATCATGTTGAGCTTGTATCAGATTCAATTAAATTAAATTATTTCCTTGAAAAAAATGACTTTGAAAAAGAGATGTCAAAAATCTTGGATGAATTAAACATTCTTCGCATAAAAGGACGTATTTGGATACCAAACAAATCATTGCCTTTACAAATACAAATTGTTGGAAAAAAAATTAATACTTGGTTTGAAGAGGCTCCAGACAACTGTTGGAGACCAAATGATAATGCTGGGCTTGAATTAGTAATAATTTCCTTTGATGAAAAATCTATAAAAACTTTTAATAGAAAAATTAAAGAGAAATTTAAGATTTTAGTGACCTAAAAATACTAATTTGACTTTATAGTTGCTTGTCGGGATACTTACTACATCAGACAGCACTAAATGGAAAATCCAAAAATTGCTTTAAAACAAATAATCTCTGACGATGTAACATCAATTGATAAAATCACATGTACAAAATGTGGAGGGTCAGGAAATTTTAAAACACCAGAAAATTCAAGAAGAACTTGCTTAGTTTGTTTTGGTAAAGGTTACATAAACATTTAGTAATTCAGAAAACCTTCAGGTAAAAATATTTGTTTATTAATCAATAGTACTTTTTATTAAAATTTAAACTAATCTTCTAGTAGAAATTAATTTTTAATTGGACCAATTTGCTGTAAAAGTTTTTGTAAGACTAAGACCTTCAGTTTTAGATCCAGCAGGGGAAGCTACTAAATCTGCTTCTATAAAACTTGGAGCCGAGGGAATAAAATCATTACGTATAGGAAAAATGATTGAAGTAAAAATAGAAGGTAATGGTGAAAACGAAGTAAGAGAAAAAATTGATTTGTTGTGTGATAGGTTATTCGCTAATACTGTTATTGAAGATTATGAGTATTCACTAGAAAAGTTATAAGATGGATAATTTTACTGTAGGAGTTGTTGTCTTCCCTGGTTCTAATTGTGATCGTGATGTTTCATGGGCACTGGAAGGTTGTTTAGACATAAGAACAAAATACTTGTGGCATGAGTCTTCAGATTTAAGAGATATAGATGCAATAGTTTTACCTGGAGGATTTAGCTATGGTGATTATTTAAGATGCGGAGCAATTGCGAGATTCTCTCCATTAATAAATGCCTTGGATGAGTTTGTTAAAAGCGGAAAAAGAGTTTTAGGTATTTGTAATGGGTTTCAAATTTTGACAGAATCAGGTTTTTTGCCTGGTGCTCTTGTTGCAAATAAAAATCTAAATTTTATATGTGATGACGTTGAACTTGATATTGTTTCTTCAAAAGGAGGTTGGTTTAATAATGGGGATGAAAAACAAACTATTAAGTTGCCAATAGCGCATGGGGAAGGAAGATATTATTGTGATTCTGATACTTTAAAAAAACTTTTAGATAATGAATTGATCGCTTTGAGATATAAGATTAATCCTAATGGATCTTCATTCGACATAGCAGGTATAACTAATGAACAGGGAAATGTTTTAGGTTTAATGCCACATCCAGAGCGAGCATGTGACGAGACAATTGGTGGGACTGATGGTCTCTTTACATTAAAATCATTATTATTGAAATAAAAAAAAAAGACCCCCAATTTTGGAGGTCTTTTTTGTTTGATTCAGTTATGAATTAAACAGTAGCTTTTACTTTTGGATCTAAGTCACCTTTAGCGTAAAGATCAGCAAAATAATTGGTACTGTTTTGTTTGATCTTACTTGCTTGACCTTCACACCAGAATTGCTTGTATCTGTCAAGACAAACTTGCTTCATGTATTTTCTAGCAGGTTTGTTGAAATGTCTTGGGTCGAAGTTTGCCTTGTCAGCAAATGCTGCTTCTCTAACCGCGGCAGTAAAAGCAAGTCTGTTATCAGTATCAATGTTGACTTTTCTAACTCCATTTCTTATTCCCTCTTGAATTTCTTCAACAGGAACCCCATATGTTTGAGGAATTTCACCACCATATTTGTTAATGATATCTAACCATTCCTGAGGGACTGAACTAGATCCATGCATTACAAGATGGGTATTTGGAAGTGCTTTATGAATTTCAGCAATTCTACTTATTGCAAGAACTTCTCCTGTAGGTTTTCTTGTGAATTTATAAGCACCATGACTTGTACCTATAGCAATAGCTAATGCATCAACTTTTGTTTTAGCAACAAAATCTGCAGCTTCGTCAGGATCAGTCAAAAGCATATCTGTAGAAAGTTCACCTTCAAACCCATGACCATCTTCTGCCTCACCTTTTCCTGTTTCTAATGAACCTAAGCAACCTAATTCTCCTTCAACACTAACTCCAACTGAATGAGCAAAATCCACTACTTTTTTTGTAACTGCAACATTATATTCGTAACTAGCGGGTGTTTTTGCATCTGCCTCTAGAGAACCATCCATCATTACTGATGTGAAACCATTTATTGCTGCTGAATAGCATGTTGATGGCTCATTACCATGGTCTTGATGCATTACCACTGGAATATTGGGATATGTTTCTGTAGCAGCAAGGATTAGATGACGTAGGAAAATTTCTCCTGCATAATTTCTTGCCCCTCTTGAAGCTTGGAGGATTACAGGACTATCAGTTTCGTATGCTGCTTCCATGATTGCTTGAACTTGCTCAAGATTATTAACATTGAAAGCTGGAATACCGTAACCATTCTCAGCAGCGTGATCTAAAAGTAGTCTTAGTGGAACGAGGGCCATAATTAAAATAAGTTAAATGCTATGTAAAGCACATGTTTCCGCGAGTTTAGTATAAAGAGGTATCAAATGTCACGTCATTAGATATACAAAATACTAAATTAAAGAAACTAATTTTATGACCCAGAGTATATTTTTAGAATTTTTTAGTTAGTAAGTGTAGCCTGCTACAAACAATTGCTCATCAGATGAAGGTTGAGATCCTGCTACATAGGCACCTTTTGAAGCTTCAGAGTTTGCTTGAGCTCTTGCTATTAATGCTTTTTGACCTCCTTCAACGTCGCTTCCTTTCCAAGCCTTTAAGCATGAGTGCTGTAATGCTCTTCCATAGGAGAATGAAACATTCCATAAAGCTTTCCTGTAAAGAGTGTTCATATTATTTAAATAAACAGAAGCAGCTTCTTCGCTTAACCCTCCTGATAAGAATACTATTCCAGGCACTGATGCAGGAACACATCTTTCCATAGTTCTGATTGTCATTTCAGCAACTTTCATAGGATCAGCCTTTGTTGGACAATCTGCTCCATTGACAGTCATAGAAGGTTTTAATAGGGTTCCTTCTAGAAAAACTCCATTTGCTTGACACGCAATATAAACCTGCTTTATTACCTCTTCTTGGACTTCAGCAGTTTTTTCAATAGTATGATCTCCGTCCATTAAAATTTCAGGTTCAATAATTGGTACCAGCCCGGATTCTTGAACTGATCTTGCATACCTTGCTAATCCCCAAGCATTCTCTTGAATTGATAGTTTTGAGGGACAACCATCATTTGTAATTTGCAGAACTGCTCTCCACTTTGCAAATCTGGCACCTTGTTCATAATATTTAGCTGCTCTTTCAACTAACCCATCTAGGCCAGAGCAAAAAGTTTCTACATCTCCTCCTCCTGGAAGTGGATTTAGGCCTTTATCAACCTTTATACCTGGAATAATACCTAAATCATTTAGTTTCTTAACCATTGACTCACCATCTTGGTGATTCTGATAAAGAGTTTCTTCGAAGAGGATTGCTCCACTTATATATTTACCAAGATCTTCTGTAGTAAAAAGCATTCCTCTATATGCCTTCCTATTGTCTTCAGTATTCTCAACGCCAATTCCAGCGAGTCTTTTACCTACTGTTTTAGTGGATTCATCTACCGCTAATATCCCTTTCCCTTTAGAAGCTAGTAATTGAGCATTTTCTTTAAGCTCATTTTTGTAATAATTTAAAGCCATTCTTTAATAATTCAGTTCAATTGATTTTTCCAGAATATGAAAAAAAAATAAAATCAATCCAATACTTTATCGGGTGATAATTGCTACTTATAAATGTATAGCCTTAAATTTTGATACTTAATCCACTTTTCGAAGATTCTCTTATGGCTTCGCAAACTTTATGACTAGCAAGTCCCTCAAATAAGCCTGGGATTACAGGTGTTCTATTAATTATACTCTTAGCCCATAAATTTTGAATTCTCAAAACTGGAGCTATTCTCCCATCAGTCCATGTTTTTTCAAAATTAAAACTTGAATCTGCAGTTAAATTTTGCATTTTATTTTCGTTATTTGAATATTTCAAATTAAAACCATGTACATAATCTTTTTGGTTTTCGCTTTTAAGAATAAGTGAACCTTCGCTCCCATATATTTCAAAACTAAATCCTCTACCATTTTTAGAAATCGATGATAAAGATACCTGACATGGAATAAGATTCGAGCTGTAGTTTGATATTTCTATATTGGCTAAACATACATCTTCACTCGTAACATCATTTAAATCAGATGAATTAGTTAAAGGTCTTTTTTTTATTGATGTTGCTAACTTGCCAGACACGTTTATTGCTTCTCCAAAAAACCAATTCAACATATCGAATGCATGAGTACCTAAGGCGCCAATAACTCCTCCACCTTTTTCTTCTAATGAATACCAATTCCAGGATCTTTTGGGGTCGGATCTACTGCCCATTAACCAATCTAATTTGACTAAATATATATCTCCTAAGATATTTTCATCAATAAGTTTTTTTGTCTGAAGGAAAAGAGGTACTGCTCTATATTCAAAATCAACACATACGCTTAAATTATTCATCAATGATATTCTCTGAAGCTCTTCAATTTCTGAGGAGGATATTGCAACGGGTTTTTCTAGAAGCAAATTTTTATTATTCTCAAGAGCTTGTTTTGCTAATTTAAATCTTGATTCAGGAGGGGTAGCAATTATAATCCCATCAATTTTTGGAGATTTAACTAATTCTTCCCAATTATGAAAGAACTCTAATCCAGTTTCTTTTTCTAGTATCGATTTTTGCTTAGTCTCATAATGATAAATAGCTACAGGAGTTAAATAATCAGACTCTTTTAATGCCTCTAAATGGACTTTTTTACCAAACCCTAATCCAGCTATTGCTATTTTTAATTTTTTATTTTTAGTATTCATTCTTATCTATTAATAAACTCTGAACAACTATTTTCAATAACAACATCTATTAGTTCATCATTATTAGAAGTTCGCCATTTTGAATTAAATTTAGGGATTCCATTTATTGAAGTATCTTTGAACTTTTTTTCATCGCAATTAATTCTCATTACATAAAGTGATAACTCTCCATCATCATCAGAATTAGTTGGATTTTTAAAGAACTTTGTCAAAACACTTATTTCATTATTTGGAAGCTGCTTAATACTCCCTTTGTCAAGCCATTCTTTCCCTTCATTATTTTCTTTTAGTAGGACCCAGTCAACATTTCCTATTCCATAAGAATATGGAGCAAAATTTAAAATAAAAAATAAAAGGCTTAAAGAAAAATAAAAGAAATTTGAAATAATTCTCATATTATATATTTGCTTTTGCAAGTTTTTTTACACCATGAATTTTTAAAATTTTAGTCAGAGTATCTTTGAGATCTTTCCTTCTAACTATTACATCAACAAAACCATGCTCAAGCAGATATTCAGCTGTTTGAAAATTATCGGGTAATTTTTCTCTTAATGTTTGTTCTATAACTCTTCTTCCAGCAAATCCAATAAGAGCTTTAGGTTCCGCCAAAATTAAATCACCTAACATTGCAAAGCTTGCTGTTACCCCCCCAGTGGTTGGATGAGTTAATAAGGGCATATAAAGAAGATTTTTTTCTTTATGTTTTTTTAGTGCTCCAGATATTTTTGCCATTTGCATGAGACTTAACATGCCTTCTTGCATCCTTGCTCCACCTGATGCGCAAACAATAAGAATTGGAAAATTTTCTAAAGTTGCTCTTTCAATTATCCTTGTAATTTTTTCACCAACTACTGAACCCATGGATCCTCCCATAAATCTAAAATCCATAACAGCTAATGCTAAAGGCATTGAATTTACAGAACAGATACCTGTTACGACTCCATCTCTTAAACCTGTGCCTGCTTGACTTTCTTTAATTCGATCAGCATATGATCTTCTATCTTTAAAACCTAAAGGATCTGTAGGACTTAGTGAACTATCAAACTCTTCGAATGAATTTTTGTCAGCAATTATATTTATCCTTTCATCGCTATTTATCCTATTGTGGTGCCCGCAATTACTACAAACATTGAAATTTGTAATTAGGTCTTTTCTATAGGCTACTTGCGAACATTCTGAACATTTAACCCACAAACCATCTCCCTCATCAGTATCTTGCGAAACTTTCCCAACAAATTGATCTTTACGCCTTGCGGCAAACCAGTCGATTAATGACACAACGTTTACTGTTTTTTCTATTTAAATCTAAATAAGGTACTTTTATCAAGAAAGATATATAAAAATTTGAGATCCTTTAGATTAAAAACTACTCAAAGTAAAAAATGTAATGATTTGAGTTGATAATCGAAATTAATTATTATTTATTTTTCTCCTCAATCATTTTATGAATTATTGGAGTGAGAATTAGTTCCATTGCGAAACCCATTTTTCCTCCATTTACAACGATACTTGTTGGACTTGACATAAATGAATCGTTAATCATTCCAAGCAAGTATTGAAAATCAATCCCCCATTTCTCTCTTGCCCCTTTTCTAAAATGTATGATAACAAAGCTCTCATCAGGAGTTGGGATATTCCTGCATATGAAAGGATTAGAAGTGTCAATTGTGGGAATTCTTTGGAAATTAATATCAGTTTTGCTGAATTGTGGGCAGATGTGATTTATATAATCAGGCATTCTTCTCAATATAGTATCCACAATGGTTTCCGCTGAGTAACCTCTTTCTGCGTTATCTCTATGGATTTTTTGAATCCACTCTAAATTTGTAATTGGAACAACACCAACAAGTAAATCAGCATAAGATGCCACATTGTATCCATCACCTTCTACCCCGCCATGCAAACCTTCATAAAAAAGTACGTCTGTTCCCTCAGGAATATCTTCCCATGGAGTAAATTGTCCAGGTTCCAAGGATGTCCCTAGCCTTGTATTGTGCTCTTCTGCTTCTTCAAGACTATGTAGATAATATCTTTTCTTTCCTCCTCCAGTTTCACCATAGATTTTAAAAAGTTCTTCTAGCTTGTCAAAAAGATTAGCCTCTGGACCAAAATGAGAGAAATTTTCACCTTTTGAAAGAGCGTCTGCCATAGCTTTTTTCATATGCATTCTTTCAAATCTGTGGTAACTATCACCTTCTACAACTGCAGGAACAATATCTTCTCTGGCAAAAATATGCTCAAAGGCTCTTTTTACTGTACTTGTTCCTGCTCCTGAAGATCCTGTTACAGCAACTACTGGATGACGTTTTGACATTTTTTAAAAACAATATCTAATGATTCTGACAGGTCATATGCCAACTTTATGTTTTACTTAAAAATATTTTTTTATTTATTAATTTTTTTTTAAATTTCATCCATTATTTTATCTCCGATTTCACTGCAAGATAAAACTTCAGGAGACCCATCAGCTAAATCTGCTGTTCTAAATCCTTTTGATAAAACTTTATCAACGGCAGTTTCTAAATTTTTTGCAGCTTCTTCTTCATTTAATCCAATTTTTAACATCATGGAAGCAGATAAAAGCATTGCTATAGGATTCGCTATGTTTTTACCTGCTATATCGGGAGCGGAACCATGAACAGGTTCAAAAACTCCTGGGCCATTATTGTTTAGAGAAGCAGATGGAAGCATACCAATGGAACCAGTTAACATTGCGGCTAAATCGCTTAGAATGTCTCCAAATAAATTACTAGTTAAAATTACATCAAATTGACCAGGATCTCTAACTAATTGCATTGCCGCATTATCAACGTACATATTGCTTAGAGATATATTTTTATCTTTTGAGATGATATTTAAAACTGTATCTCTCCACAATTGACTAACCTCAAGAACGTTTGATTTATCAACAGAACATATTTTTTTAGTTCTTTGGTTAGCAATTTTTATTGCTATTTCAGTTATTCTCTCTATTTCTGCCGAATCATAAACCATTGTATTGAAAGCTTTTGGGATTTTTGTATTTGTGATATGTCCTCTTGGTTTTCCAAAATAAATTCCCCCTATTAATTCTCTTACAACAATAAGATCTACATGCTCTACGATATCCTTTTTTAATGTACTTGCATCTAATAGAGATTTTCTTATTTTGACAGGCCTGATATTTGCGAAAAGGTTTAGGGCAGATCTTAACTTAAGTAACCCACTTTCTGGTCTTAATTCTCTTGCAAGAGAGTCATATTTAATATCTCCAACACATGCTAAAAGTACAGCATCACTTTTTTTGCATTGATCTAGTGTCTCATCTGGAGCAGGAGTCCCATATTTTTCATAAGCTATCCCTCCAAATAATTTTTCAATAATCTCAATATCGAAGTTATGATTTTTTGAAAGCTTTTTTAAAACTTTTTTTGAAACTTCTGAAATCTCTGGTCCAATTCCGTCACCTGACAATAAAACAATCTTATATTTCTTCATTTAAATTTTTGTTTAATAGAACAATAAATTATTGCTTGTCTAATTGTCTAAGTTTTTTTGCTATTTCAGGTAATTTTTTAAAAATACTTGAACTCCTTAGCCATGATTTATTATCCATCGCAGGGAAACCACTAATTACCTTGCCATCTTCTATGTCACAATGGATCCCGCATTTTGAACTCGCTATGACATTATTACCAACTTTTACTCTATTATTAACTCCTACTTGCCCTGCCAAAATAACACCATCTCCAATATTTGCTCCCCCAGCGATACCAACTTGAGCTGCAAATGCACAATTCTTACCAATCTTAACCCCATGACCTATTTGTACTAAATTATCCAACTTTGTTCCCTCATCAATAAAAGTAAACCCTACTGCGGGTCTATCAATACAGCAATTGGTTCCAATTTCTACAAAACTCATTATTTTTACGCCACCTTTTTGAGGCATCTTTACCCATTTGCCATCTTTAGGAATGAAACCAAATCCCTCGGAACCAATAACAGAATTCGAATTAATTACACAATTATTTTTTAGAGTGGTATTTTCGTAAATAACACAATTTGGATGAATTATATTATTATCTCCAATTCTTACATTTCCTAAAATTGATGATCCAGGAAGAATATGATTTTTATCACCAATTACAGTATTTTCTCCGATATAGACATTAGGTCCAATATAGCAATCTGCTCCAATAATTGCTGTTTTATCTATGACGGCTGAAGCGTGAATCCCTGGTATGAAATTGATCTTTTTGTATAAACAATTCAATACCTCTGCAAATGCAATTCTAGGATTTTTAACAATTATGTTTGATATATTGAGTTTCTTTAGGATACTAACGATTTCATTGTTATTAGTGGTTATTATTGCTGATGCTTTAGTTTGATCTAATTGTTCTTTAAGGATATTATTTTCTTCTAAAAAAGATATTTGATGGTTATCTGCAGCATCTAATGAGGCAGCATCATCTATATTTAAATCTTCTACAATATTGGCACTAATAAAATTTGAATTTCCTTTTTTTATTAGATCTACTAAATCACTTAAAAGCATTTGTCAGTTTTAAATTTTTTCTAAGAGAGAGCAAGAACATCTCTGTGTACGACAATTATCGAGGAGTTGTTATTTTCATTATTATTTAAGATACTTCTCAATTTGTCGCTACTTATTGATACTAAACCTTTTGCAACTTCTTTATCATTTGCATTTACGATTTTAACTGCCTGATTAACCGTAAAGTTACCCTCTACATTTTTAACACCAACTGCTAAAAGTGAAGCACCTTTTTTTTTAATTGCAAAAGAAGCTCCATCGTCCAAAGTAATTTTTCCTACGGTCTGAATCGCATGTGAAAGCCAACTTTTCTTGTTTCCTATAGGTTTTTCTACAGGATAAAATAAGGTTCCAATTTTATTATCATTAAAAATTTCAATTAAGTTTTTTTTATTAGTTCCATCAACTAGTTGGACTTCAACTCCTCCTTTTGTTGCTATTTCTGCAGAAATTAGTTTTGTAGAAATTCCTCCTTTTCCCCATTCGTTATTTGGATTTTGAATATTTTTATCTTTAATTTCCTTTAACTCACTATTATGAACCTCTTTAATAGGATGTGCATCTTTATTATTACGTGGATCTTTTGAGTATAGATTATCAATATCAGTTAATAAAATAAGCTTGTTAGCATTTATAGCTAACGCAACTAAGGCAGAGAGGGTATCATTATCTCCATATTTGAGCTCTTCATTTGATACTGTATCATTCTCATTTACTATTGGAATCACATTCAAATCGATTAATTTTTTTAAAGTTTTAGAAGCATTATTGAAGGATTCTCGTGAATTGAAATCAGCTTTAGTGATTAAAATTTGAGCAATATTGTGGCCTAATTTACTAAATACTTTATCGTATAAAGTCATTAAATTAACTTGACCTACTGCAGCAGTGGCTTGAAGGATACTTAAATCATTTGGTCTTGTTTTAATATTTAATTTTTGGCAACCTAATCCTACGGCTCCACTAGTTACTAAAATCAATTTATTTCCTTTTGAAAGAAAATTTGTAAAAGCTCTACAAAGGGTTTCAACAACTTCTTCAGTAGATTTTTCTTCTGTCCCTCTTAAAATACTAGTACCAATTTTTATAACCCAAATTTTCATTTTATAAAATGAGAAATTAATTTTTCTATTATTAAAGTTAAATTAAATTTTATAGGCAAGCCATCTCTCTTTAATCTCTTAACTAAAATTGTTTTTATATTACATCTATTTCCAACAATAATATCTGTAAAAATCCTGTCGCCAATTATGGCTATATTTTTTGGCTCACTGCCTATTTCTTTGATAGCGGACAAAGTTACTTTTTTTGAAGGTTTTGATGCATTGTATTTGTATCTTAAATTTAATTCTTTCGCTATTTTCGCGATTCTTTTTTTTGATGGATTATTACTTATTAGGTATAAGGAGAAAAGTTTTTTAGATTCAATGATCCAATTTTTTACAGCTTTTGGGATTATATTTGACTTTCTATTTACTAAAGTTCCATCCACATCTAGTAATAAAGAATGAATTCCTTGTTTTTGTAACTCAGATTGAGAAATCTTATATATTGGTAAATTTGAATCCCAACTAACTTTTAGGATAGATCTCATTTATTTTTAAGAATTACTTTTTTCTAGCTCAGTTTCAATTAAAGGTTGAATTTTATCGAACTCATCATCTTCAACTAATAAGGCACCTTTATCTTTTAATTTTCCGACAATAAAAAAAGGATCAAGTGGAATATATAAACCATATTCCTGGTCAAAAAGATTAAAGTTAACAAGCAATTCAAAACTCTCACTATCATCATCGATGTAATCTTCTTCTAATTCATCGTAAATTGGTTCTTCAAGTTCTCCTGAAACCGTTAATGTAACTGCTGATCTGATCAGTCTTAAATCATGTTCTTGAAGAACCGCTTCAGCATTTTTTAGTATTTGTTCATTTTTATCTATTTTCTCAATTAGTTCAGGTTCATCTTTTTCATTTATTTTGAAAAGACTTACTGGAGTATCAACTGGTGTTAATAAAGCATATTCTTTTCCCTCAACAATTACTATTTGTTCAAGATAACAAAATAGCTCGTTTCCATTTGAGTCATTTAGTATTAGTGTCTGTGCATC encodes the following:
- a CDS encoding Gfo/Idh/MocA family protein — protein: MNTKNKKLKIAIAGLGFGKKVHLEALKESDYLTPVAIYHYETKQKSILEKETGLEFFHNWEELVKSPKIDGIIIATPPESRFKLAKQALENNKNLLLEKPVAISSSEIEELQRISLMNNLSVCVDFEYRAVPLFLQTKKLIDENILGDIYLVKLDWLMGSRSDPKRSWNWYSLEEKGGGVIGALGTHAFDMLNWFFGEAINVSGKLATSIKKRPLTNSSDLNDVTSEDVCLANIEISNYSSNLIPCQVSLSSISKNGRGFSFEIYGSEGSLILKSENQKDYVHGFNLKYSNNENKMQNLTADSSFNFEKTWTDGRIAPVLRIQNLWAKSIINRTPVIPGLFEGLASHKVCEAIRESSKSGLSIKI
- the accD gene encoding acetyl-CoA carboxylase, carboxyltransferase subunit beta codes for the protein MSLIDWFAARRKDQFVGKVSQDTDEGDGLWVKCSECSQVAYRKDLITNFNVCSNCGHHNRINSDERINIIADKNSFEEFDSSLSPTDPLGFKDRRSYADRIKESQAGTGLRDGVVTGICSVNSMPLALAVMDFRFMGGSMGSVVGEKITRIIERATLENFPILIVCASGGARMQEGMLSLMQMAKISGALKKHKEKNLLYMPLLTHPTTGGVTASFAMLGDLILAEPKALIGFAGRRVIEQTLREKLPDNFQTAEYLLEHGFVDVIVRRKDLKDTLTKILKIHGVKKLAKANI
- a CDS encoding phosphoribulokinase; the encoded protein is MSKRHPVVAVTGSSGAGTSTVKRAFEHIFAREDIVPAVVEGDSYHRFERMHMKKAMADALSKGENFSHFGPEANLFDKLEELFKIYGETGGGKKRYYLHSLEEAEEHNTRLGTSLEPGQFTPWEDIPEGTDVLFYEGLHGGVEGDGYNVASYADLLVGVVPITNLEWIQKIHRDNAERGYSAETIVDTILRRMPDYINHICPQFSKTDINFQRIPTIDTSNPFICRNIPTPDESFVIIHFRKGAREKWGIDFQYLLGMINDSFMSSPTSIVVNGGKMGFAMELILTPIIHKMIEEKNK
- the leuB gene encoding 3-isopropylmalate dehydrogenase, giving the protein MKKYKIVLLSGDGIGPEISEVSKKVLKKLSKNHNFDIEIIEKLFGGIAYEKYGTPAPDETLDQCKKSDAVLLACVGDIKYDSLARELRPESGLLKLRSALNLFANIRPVKIRKSLLDASTLKKDIVEHVDLIVVRELIGGIYFGKPRGHITNTKIPKAFNTMVYDSAEIERITEIAIKIANQRTKKICSVDKSNVLEVSQLWRDTVLNIISKDKNISLSNMYVDNAAMQLVRDPGQFDVILTSNLFGDILSDLAAMLTGSIGMLPSASLNNNGPGVFEPVHGSAPDIAGKNIANPIAMLLSASMMLKIGLNEEEAAKNLETAVDKVLSKGFRTADLADGSPEVLSCSEIGDKIMDEI
- the lpxD gene encoding UDP-3-O-(3-hydroxymyristoyl)glucosamine N-acyltransferase, with protein sequence MLLSDLVDLIKKGNSNFISANIVEDLNIDDAASLDAADNHQISFLEENNILKEQLDQTKASAIITTNNNEIVSILKKLNISNIIVKNPRIAFAEVLNCLYKKINFIPGIHASAVIDKTAIIGADCYIGPNVYIGENTVIGDKNHILPGSSILGNVRIGDNNIIHPNCVIYENTTLKNNCVINSNSVIGSEGFGFIPKDGKWVKMPQKGGVKIMSFVEIGTNCCIDRPAVGFTFIDEGTKLDNLVQIGHGVKIGKNCAFAAQVGIAGGANIGDGVILAGQVGVNNRVKVGNNVIASSKCGIHCDIEDGKVISGFPAMDNKSWLRSSSIFKKLPEIAKKLRQLDKQ
- the proB gene encoding glutamate 5-kinase, with translation MKIWVIKIGTSILRGTEEKSTEEVVETLCRAFTNFLSKGNKLILVTSGAVGLGCQKLNIKTRPNDLSILQATAAVGQVNLMTLYDKVFSKLGHNIAQILITKADFNSRESFNNASKTLKKLIDLNVIPIVNENDTVSNEELKYGDNDTLSALVALAINANKLILLTDIDNLYSKDPRNNKDAHPIKEVHNSELKEIKDKNIQNPNNEWGKGGISTKLISAEIATKGGVEVQLVDGTNKKNLIEIFNDNKIGTLFYPVEKPIGNKKSWLSHAIQTVGKITLDDGASFAIKKKGASLLAVGVKNVEGNFTVNQAVKIVNANDKEVAKGLVSISSDKLRSILNNNENNNSSIIVVHRDVLALS